The nucleotide window TAAATATTTGCATATGGGAAATCCTTACTGATTAATGTTGCCCCGAGGGTATCAATCTGCTGCATGCTGGCAATAGTAGTAAGAATATCTACGTACATTTTTACATATTGTGCATTATAAAAACTATTTAATGCAATGTAGTTTATTTTTGCACCATCACGGCTGGTTTCATGTATCAAAGCATCAAGAGAGGATTTCAGATTTGTTAAATTATCGCCATTATTACCCATGATATTATTTAGAGCTAATTCAGCAGGGTCGCGCTGTGTTTGGAAAAACTTAATTACAATTGGTAATGGTTCTGCTTTTTGAAGAGCTTTGATATATTCAAGCAAGCTTTTATTACTCTGATTCAAAGTGTTACTAATTTGCTGTGAAAGTTGATTAATGATTGCAAGGTTAGTATTAAGGTTGGCAAGTTTATCCTGAAAGCGATCTTTATTGTATTTGGTATAAAAATTTATTAGCTGATTTTCAACTCTTTGTACCTGAGCTCCTACTTGAGTAATCAGCTCAATTGCAATAGTTAGCTGTTTACTGGTAGTTGTATCGCCACCACCGCCACCACGGGGAAACATCAGCTCAACTATGCCACCACCAAGGTCGCTTACCTGTTTAAACCCGGGGAAAACTGCCGCGATAATTTTAAAACTGGCACTAACTCGCTGTGAGACTAATCTATAATCATCGATACTATTACCATCCATATTATTTCTGGATGTCTGCAATAATGGTGCATTAGCAAAATTTATGGAAGCAGCATTCAGGGAAATATTATAAATTTCATCTCCAGGAGTATTCGCAAACTTTTCAATTGATGCACTACCAATTTTTTTACCATTATTTGTAGCATAAATACTAACTTCATGCATTCCTGGAGTTAGAGAAAGCCCTGGAAGTGTTAGATTACAATATGAAACATTATTACAGTTCTGTTCTGCCGATTTAATTCCGGCGGTAGTAGCAATTTCAGCCCTAATAACAGTAAAGCCGCTAAGTTCAGACGATGGAAGACTGATTATAGTATTTACAGCGTAACTATTAACTGCTAAACAGGTCAATAAGCTAATTAACTTGGTCTTCATAAATATTCCTTTTACAAATATTGTGGTAGCTAAAGCTAGCATAAGGTATTATGCATTAATGACAATATGAATGTAAATAACCATTTCCGTATAACAACAATTCACTTTTGAAAAATAAAATTAAACATCGGCAGTAATAATTGTAAAATTTTACCAGTAAACTGTTAAAACTGCTATACTATATTTATATTTAAACTAGTAAAATATATACCGTAACCAGTATTAATTACTATACCGAAATTTATAAAACGGTAGATCAAAAACTCGGGGTAGATACAATAAGGAGTTAATTTACCATGAAAAAACTTATTTTAATTTTAGAATTAATTATCATAAAATCAGTTTTTGCGGTTAATCCTATTCCACCTGTCCCTGGAGCACCCCAAGCAGGCAACTACTATATAAACGGAACATACGGTAGTACTATGACTGTAAATGGTAATACTACCTACTATAGTAATGGTCAATATCAGGGACAATCACCAGCTAATGGTAATAACCCAATTTTCCAGAACAGAAATCAACAATCAATCATAAATACAGTTCCAGCTGCAAATAATAGTCAGGAGCAATTAATGAACTCTACGCCAACGGATAGCATCAATGCTCCCTAGCCTGTTCATCAAGCTCTCGTAAAAATTGAAGCCTCTCGATAATGCGCTGTTCGAAACCTTGATTTGTTGGTCGATAAAATGTTGGTGATATTTCTAGCTCATCGGGAAAGTAACTTTCATTTGGTACATAATGACTTGGATAATCATGTGCATAGCGATATTCTTTACCGTAGCCTAATTCTGCCATCAGCTTAGTGGGAGCATTGCGTAAGTGAACTGGTACCGAGGTGCTACCGCTACTTCTTATATATTCTTTTAGCTGATTATAAGCTAATTCGAGGCTATTGCTCTTATTAGTAACAGCCAAATAGGTAACCGCCCCAGCAAGCGCAAGTTCACCTTCTGGAGAACCAAGACGTTCATAAGTCTGTAAAGCATTATTTACAACAGTTGCTGCATTGATATCTGCTAACCCAATATCTTCCCATGCCATACGCAGTAACCTTCTACCTAGGTATAATGGGTCAGCACCACCAGCTAACATTCTCCCAAACCAATACAATGCTGCATCAGGGTTAGATCCACGTACTGATTTATGTAACGCTGAAATTTGATTATAAAATTCCTCACCACCTTTATCAAACCGTTGCATATTCTTAGGAAGAACCGATTTTACTAAGGTGGCATCTATATTGGCTTCATCTGTCGAATTTGCTAAAAGCTCATACAAGTTTACCAGCCTTCGTGCATCACCATCACAAATGTCAATTAAAAGTTTCTTTGCATCATCATCAAGCTTTGGCTTAATTTTGTACTTGATTGCCCGTGCTAAAAGATTTGACAAATCATCATAAGTCAAACTTTCAAGTACATAAACTTGCATCCTTGATAATAATGCATTGTTTATTTCAAATGAAGGGTTTTCAGTAGTTGCTCCGATCAGGATAATCTTACCCTCTTCCAAATGATGAAGAAAAGCATCCTGCTGCGCTTTATTAAATCGGTGAATCTCATCAACAAAAAGAACTGTTGGTTTATCGTTAAATAATCCGCCTTGATTTTTTTCTGCGGCTTCTAACGCCTCTTTTATTTCTTTAACCCCACTAAATACAGCTGAGAGATAGATAGCATGACAATCAAACTCTTTAATTAAAATATTGGCAAGAGTAGTTTTTCCAACTCCAGGCGGCCCCCAAAATATCATTGAAGTAATTCTTTTACTATTTAATAACCTAGTTAAAAGCCCATTTTCGCCAACAAGATGCCCCTGACCAACTACTTCAGACAACTGCTGTGGTCTTAAAATTTCTGTTAATGGCTGCATAATTTCCCTAATTTACAATCTAGGCAGATTATAACAAATTTCAGGCTTAATCAGAACTATCGATATTTCGATACAAATCGATTTATCAACCACCTCCCTATATCCATACCGCTTGTCAGATTAATCGTTATCTTGTAACTTTCAAATAAAATGTTGTAAAAAAATACACTTTACCACATATAGCAAGCCCTGTACCCAAAATGAATAACTCTCCATTTTCGACATCAGCCATTGTAATTATTATATTTACATAACAATAATTCCAACATTGCAAATATGGGAAATGCATTTGCAAATATGGGAAACTAAAACTAATTTCCATTTGTTACAATTCTAACTGTGAGATATATAAATTTCATCTTTACCTTAAGGGAGGTCTTAACATGAACAATAAACTTAAATTAATTAGCCTTGCAGTCATAAGCACATTCACTCTTGCTGCATGTAATAACGGAACTACCAGTAGTAATGGTAGTTCTACCACTTCAGCCACCCAGTTTGAAGCTGATACTGTCAATGGTAAAATATCTGAAATTAGACAATTTACACAAAGCCCTGATGGCAAGAAAAATATTTTAATTTGGACAGGTCATCCTCATGGGCAGCACTTTGCCAATAGACACTCAAAAGATCCAAATAAAGTTACGCACCACTATTCAAACTTATCAGCATTAAATGCAGACAAACCAAATCTAGACAGTAGTTATAAACATATTGCAGAAACAGCTAAAGCAATAAATATTAATGGAATAAATAAAGCCGCTGGTAAAGTTTATACTGGGCTAGATCTTGGAATTACTGCATCTACCCAATCTTCAGTTGAAGGTTCTGGGGGGTATTTAAGTAATGGAGAACCCGTATGCTATTCATATATTCCAGAAACCCAATCA belongs to Aquella oligotrophica and includes:
- a CDS encoding replication-associated recombination protein A, whose product is MQPLTEILRPQQLSEVVGQGHLVGENGLLTRLLNSKRITSMIFWGPPGVGKTTLANILIKEFDCHAIYLSAVFSGVKEIKEALEAAEKNQGGLFNDKPTVLFVDEIHRFNKAQQDAFLHHLEEGKIILIGATTENPSFEINNALLSRMQVYVLESLTYDDLSNLLARAIKYKIKPKLDDDAKKLLIDICDGDARRLVNLYELLANSTDEANIDATLVKSVLPKNMQRFDKGGEEFYNQISALHKSVRGSNPDAALYWFGRMLAGGADPLYLGRRLLRMAWEDIGLADINAATVVNNALQTYERLGSPEGELALAGAVTYLAVTNKSNSLELAYNQLKEYIRSSGSTSVPVHLRNAPTKLMAELGYGKEYRYAHDYPSHYVPNESYFPDELEISPTFYRPTNQGFEQRIIERLQFLRELDEQAREH